In one Rutidosis leptorrhynchoides isolate AG116_Rl617_1_P2 chromosome 8, CSIRO_AGI_Rlap_v1, whole genome shotgun sequence genomic region, the following are encoded:
- the LOC139862690 gene encoding protein transport protein Sec61 subunit gamma-like, with the protein MDALDSVFEPLREFSKDSYRLVKRCHKPDRKEFSKVAVRTAIGFVVMGFVGFFVKLIFIPINNIIVGSV; encoded by the exons ATGGATGCTTTAGATTCAGTTTTTGAGCCATTGAGAGAGTTCTCAAAAGATAGTTATCGTCTAGTCAAGAGATGCCACAAACCTGATCGTAAAG AATTCTCCAAGGTAGCTGTCCGTACGGCTATTGGATTCGTGGTGATGGGATTCGTAGGGTTTTTTGTTAAGCTCATCTTCATTCCTATCAACAACATTATTGTTGGATCTGTTTAG
- the LOC139861837 gene encoding large ribosomal subunit protein bL27c-like, whose product MATAVSFNLIGAFKGLSFGSSSSASFFKGDFGSVPTARKVSITLPVRTPFTIQNAHKKGAGSTKNGRDSKGQRLGVKIYGDQVAKPGAIIIRQRGTKVHPGKNVGIGKDHTIFSLIDGLVKFEKFGPDRKKVSVYPREVQPENPNSYRNRKRESFRLQRERRKARKELREAGFAEPLLVLASATATEIGVENPDC is encoded by the exons ATGGCTACAGCTGTCAGTTTTAATTTAATTGGAGCATTTAAAGGACTCTCATTTGGTTCAAGTTCATCTGCTTCATTCTTCAAAGGAGATTTTGGATCTGTTCCAACAGCTCGCAAGGTTTCAATTACGTTGCCGGTGAGAACACCGTTCACGATTCAAAATGCGCACAAAAAAGGAGCTGGAAGTACTAAAAACGGTCGTGATTCAAAAGGTCAGAGGCTCGGTGTGAAGATTTATGGTGATCAAGTTGCGAAACCTGGCGCTATCATCATTAGGCAGCGTGGAACTAAG GTCCATCCAGGAAAGAATGTCGGGATTGGCAAAGATCACACCATTTTCTCTTTAATTGATGGATTAGTGAAGTTTGAGAAGTTCGGGCCTGATAGGAAGAAG GTAAGTGTTTACCCACGTGAAGTGCAGCCTGAAAACCCAAACAGTTACAGAAACAGAAAGAGAGAGTCGTTCAGGTTACAACGAGAACGTCGAAAAGCAAGAAAGGAACTTAGAGAAGCGGGATTTGCTGAACCCCTGTTGGTACTGGCTTCAGCTACTGCCACTGAAATCGGTGTTGAAAACCCCGATTGCTGA